The following are encoded in a window of Acinonyx jubatus isolate Ajub_Pintada_27869175 chromosome D4, VMU_Ajub_asm_v1.0, whole genome shotgun sequence genomic DNA:
- the GRIN1 gene encoding glutamate receptor ionotropic, NMDA 1 isoform X3, whose product MSTMRLLTLALLFSCSFARAACDPKIVNIGAVLSTRKHEQMFREAVNQANKRHGSWKIQLNATSVTHKPNAIQMALSVCEDLISSQVYAILVSHPPTPNDHFTPTPVSYTAGFYRIPVLGLTTRMSIYSDKSIHLSFLRTVPPYSHQSSVWFEMMRVYSWNHIILLVSDDHEGRAAQKRLETLLEERESKAEKVLQFDPGTKNVTALLMEARELEARVIILSASEDDAATVYRAAAMLNMTGSGYVWLVGEREISGNALRYAPDGIIGLQLINGKNESAHISDAVGVVAQAVHELLEKENITDPPRGCVGNTNIWKTGPLFKRVLMSSKYADGVTGRVEFNEDGDRKFANYSIMNLQNRKLVQVGIYNGTHVIPNDRKIIWPGGETEKPRGYQMSTRLKIVTIHQEPFVYVKPTLSDGTCKEEFTVNGDPVKKVICTGPNDTSPGSPRHTVPQCCYGFCIDLLIKLARTMNFTYEVHLVADGKFGTQERVNNSNKKEWNGMMGELLSGQADMIVAPLTINNERAQYIEFSKPFKYQGLTILVKKEIPRSTLDSFMQPFQSTLWLLVGLSVHVVAVMLYLLDRFSPFGRFKVNSEEEEEDALTLSSAMWFSWGVLLNSGIGEGAPRSFSARILGMVWAGFAMIIVASYTANLAAFLVLDRPEERITGINDPRLRNPSDKFIYATVKQSSVDIYFRRQVELSTMYRHMEKHNYESAAEAIQAVRDNKLHAFIWDSAVLEFEASQKCDLVTTGELFFRSGFGIGMRKDSPWKQNVSLSILKSHENGFMEDLDKTWVRYQECDSRSNAPATLTFENMAGVFMLVAGGIVAGIFLIFIEIAYKRHKDARRKQMQLAFAAVNVWRKNLQDRKSGRAEPDPKKKATFRAITSTLASSFKRRRSSKDTSTGGGRGALQNQKDTVLPRRAIEREEGQLQMCARHRES is encoded by the exons ATGAGCACCATGCGCCTGCTGACACTCGCCCTGCTTTTCTCCTGTTCCTTTGCCCGTGCCGCCTGCGACCCCAAGATTGTCAACATCGGAGCCGTGCTGAGCACGCGAAAGCATGAGCAGATGTTCCGTGAGGCCGTGAACCAGGCCAATAAGCGGCATGGCTCCTGGAAGATTCAGCTCAACGCCACCTCGGTCACCCACAAGCCCAACGCCATCCAGATGGCCCTGTCGGTGTGCGAGGACCTCATctccagccag GTCTACGCCATCCTAGTTAGCCACCCACCTACCCCCAACGACCACTTCACTCCCACCCCCGTCTCCTACACAGCCGGCTTCTACCGCATCCCCGTCCTGGGGCTGACCACCCGTATGTCCATCTACTCAGACAAG AGCATACACCTGAGCTTCCTTCGCACGGTGCCGCCCTACTCCCACCAGTCGAGCGTCTGGTTCGAGATGATGCGCGTCTACAGCTGGAACCACATCATCCTCCTGGTCAGCGACGACCACGAGGGCAGGGCCGCCCAGAAGCGCCTGGAGACGCTGCTGGAGGAGCGCGAGTCCAAG GCTGAGAAGGTGCTGCAGTTCGACCCGGGGACCAAGAACGTGACGGCGCTGCTGATGGAGGCGCGGGAGCTGGAGGCCCGGGTCATCATCCTCTCTGCCAG CGAGGACGACGCCGCCACCGTGTACCGCGCAGCCGCGATGCTGAACATGACAGGCTCCGGGTATGTGTGGCTGGTGGGGGAGCGAGAGATCTCGGGGAACGCCCTGCGCTACGCCCCGGACG GCATCATCGGACTGCAGCTCATCAATGGCAAGAACGAGTCGGCCCACATCAGTGACGCCGTCGGTGTGGTGGCCCAGGCAGTGCACGAACTCCTGGAGAAGGAGAACATCACCGACCCACCGCGGGGCTGCGTGGGCAACACCAACATCTGGAAGACAGGGCCGCTCTTCAAGAG GGTGCTGATGTCCTCCAAGTACGCAGACGGGGTGACAGGCCGTGTGGAGTTCAACGAGGACGGGGACCGGAAGTTCGCCAACTACAGCATCATGAACCTGCAGAACCGCAAGCTGGTGCAAGTGGGCATCTACAACGGCACCCAC GTTATCCCCAACGACAGGAAGATCATCTGGccaggtggagagacagagaagccccGAGGGTACCAGATGTCCACCAGGCTGAAG attgtGACGATCCACCAGGAGCCTTTCGTGTACGTCAAGCCCACGCTGAGCGATGGCACATGCAAGGAGGAGTTCACGGTCAATGGGGACCCGGTGAAGAAGGTGATCTGCACAGGACCCAATGACACGTCACCGGGCAGCC CACGCCACACAGTGCCTCAGTGCTGCTATGGCTTCTGCATTGACCTGCTCATCAAGTTGGCGCGGACCATGAACTTCACTTATGAGGTGCACCTGGTGGCCGATGGCAAGTTTGGCACTCAAGAGCGG GTGAACAACAGCAATAAGAAGGAGTGGAACGGGATGATGGGCGAGTTGCTCAGCGGGCAGGCGGACATGATCGTGGCGCCCCTGACCATCAACAACGAGCGCGCACAGTACATCGAGTTCTCCAAGCCCTTCAAGTACCAGGGCCTGACCATTCTGGTCAAGAAG GAGATCCCCCGAAGCACGCTGGACTCGTTCATGCAGCCCTTCCAGAGCACACTGTGGCTGCTGGTGGGGCTCTCGGTGCACGTGGTGGCGGTGATGTTGTACCTGCTGGACCGCTTCAG CCCCTTCGGCCGGTTCAAGGTGAAcagtgaagaggaggaggaggacgcgCTGACCCTGTCTTCGGCCATGTGGTTCTCCTGGGGCGTCCTGCTCAACTCGGGTATCGGGGAAG GCGCCCCCCGAAGCTTCTCAGCGCGCATCCTGGGCATGGTGTGGGCCGGCTTCGCCATGATCATCGTGGCCTCCTACACCGCCAACCTGGCGGCCTTCCTGGTGCTGGACCGGCCCGAGGAGCGCATCACCGGCATCAACGACCCGCGG CTGAGGAATCCCTCGGACAAGTTCATCTACGCGACTGTGAAGCAGAGCTCGGTGGACATCTACTTCCGGCGGCAGGTGGAGCTGAGCACCATGTACCGACACATGGAGAAGCACAACTATGAGAGCGCGGCCGAGGCCATCCAAGCCGTGCGGGACAA CAAGCTTCATGCCTTCATCTGGGACTCGGCGGTGCTGGAGTTTGAGGCCTCGCAGAAGTGCGACCTAGTGACCACTGGCGAGCTGTTCTTCCGCTCAGGCTTCGGCATCGGCATGCGCAAGGACAGCCCCTGGAAGCAGAACGTCTCCCTGTCCATCCTCAA GTCCCACGAGAACGGCTTCATGGAAGACCTGGACAAGACGTGGGTGCGGTACCAGGAGTGTGACTCGCGCAGCAACGCCCCTGCTACCCTTACCTTCGAGAACATGGCAG GGGTCTTCATGCTGGTGGCTGGGGGCATTGTGGCCGGCATCTTCCTGATCTTCATTGAGATCGCCTACAAGCGACACAAGGACGCTCGCCGGAAGCAGATGCAGCTAGCCTTTGCCGCGGTGAACGTGTGGAGAAAGAACTTGCAG GATAGAAAGAGTGGTAGAGCAGAGCCCGACCCTAAAAAGAAAGCCACATTTAGGGCTATCACCTCCACCCTGGCTTCCAGCTTCAAGAGACGTAGGTCCTCCAAAGACACG AGCACCGGGGGTGGACGCGGCGCTTTGCAAAACCAAAAAGACACAGTGCTGCCGCGACGCGCTAttgagagggaggagggccaGCTGCAGATGTGTGCCCGTCATAGGGAGAGCTGA